One region of Hydrogenobaculum sp. Y04AAS1 genomic DNA includes:
- a CDS encoding lysophospholipid acyltransferase family protein produces MECPDTTLGKYVIKPLWFGIRGIFRSVFKIRAFNIENIEGLEGVIFASNHRSHLDPPVLNALVKEPLYFIAKKELFEAPVIGFLYNHMRAIPVQRGSGDFGAIEKAIELLNIGCNVCIFPEGRRAPAGEFLKPKTGVGIMVVKTKKPVIPIYIENTDVNFPIGAKYPVPKEPINVYFGKPIHFGDLEDNIQSYKLVANTIMEHIKELAYNKPT; encoded by the coding sequence ATGGAATGCCCAGATACAACGCTTGGGAAATATGTGATAAAACCTCTTTGGTTTGGTATAAGAGGTATTTTTAGAAGTGTATTTAAGATTAGGGCTTTTAACATAGAAAATATAGAAGGGCTTGAAGGGGTTATTTTTGCATCAAACCACAGATCTCATTTAGATCCACCAGTGTTAAACGCTTTGGTAAAAGAACCTCTTTATTTTATCGCCAAGAAGGAGCTTTTTGAAGCACCTGTCATAGGATTTTTATACAACCATATGAGGGCTATACCAGTCCAAAGAGGTTCTGGAGATTTTGGAGCTATTGAAAAGGCTATAGAGCTTTTAAATATCGGTTGTAATGTTTGCATATTTCCAGAGGGAAGAAGAGCGCCAGCTGGGGAGTTTTTAAAACCAAAAACTGGTGTTGGTATAATGGTTGTAAAAACCAAAAAACCAGTGATACCAATATACATTGAAAATACGGATGTAAATTTTCCTATAGGAGCAAAGTATCCAGTGCCAAAAGAGCCTATAAACGTATACTTTGGAAAGCCCATTCATTTTGGAGATTTAGAAGATAACATTCAAAGCTACAAACTTGTGGCAAACACCATAATGGAGCACATCAAAGAACTTGCCTACAATAAACCTACTTGA
- a CDS encoding glycosyltransferase, giving the protein MMKIAHVINTLAGAGAERVALDVFDCLKGYDQEFIVAKNIIDYEIDFRPKILFNIKKKPFYIPAFIYEKILLNKLSKALKDFDVIISHLRDMNTRLCLLKSKNLIKAKLIIVEHVPKELYSKKEIKYIKSLYKYADIGVGVSEKVVKDLEEYGVKKTVLIENAIDHDKIKTLSLEEDITFDKFSFLSVGRLSEDKDYSTLLKAFKIANVDAHLFIIGEGSKKQELLNLSKSLKIEDKVKFLGFKKNPFPYVRACDVFVSSSKRESFSMVVLEAMGLGKAVICTDVVPFAKDGFNALVVPKEDEEALSKALIKIYQDKNLRDGLSQNAFLFSQSYSKSYFCGKYKNIITML; this is encoded by the coding sequence ATGATGAAAATAGCTCATGTTATAAATACTTTAGCAGGTGCAGGCGCTGAAAGGGTCGCTTTAGATGTTTTTGATTGTTTAAAAGGATATGATCAAGAGTTTATAGTGGCTAAAAACATCATAGATTATGAAATAGATTTTAGACCTAAGATATTGTTTAATATTAAAAAGAAGCCCTTTTATATACCAGCTTTTATATATGAGAAAATCCTTCTTAATAAGCTATCCAAGGCTTTAAAAGATTTTGATGTGATAATATCCCATCTAAGGGATATGAATACAAGGCTTTGCCTTCTTAAGAGTAAAAATCTTATAAAAGCAAAGCTTATAATAGTAGAGCATGTACCAAAAGAGCTTTACTCTAAAAAAGAGATAAAGTATATAAAAAGTCTTTATAAATATGCAGATATAGGAGTGGGTGTATCAGAAAAGGTTGTTAAGGATTTGGAAGAATACGGAGTTAAAAAGACAGTTCTTATAGAAAACGCGATAGATCACGATAAGATAAAAACGCTATCTTTAGAAGAAGATATAACCTTTGATAAATTTAGTTTTTTAAGCGTTGGTAGGCTAAGCGAGGATAAAGATTATTCCACACTTTTAAAGGCTTTTAAAATAGCAAATGTAGATGCACATCTTTTTATAATAGGAGAGGGTTCTAAAAAACAAGAGCTTTTAAATCTTTCTAAAAGCTTAAAAATAGAAGATAAGGTTAAGTTTTTGGGTTTTAAGAAAAACCCATTTCCATATGTAAGAGCTTGTGATGTGTTTGTTAGTTCTTCAAAAAGAGAGTCTTTTTCCATGGTGGTGTTAGAAGCAATGGGTCTTGGTAAAGCAGTTATATGTACAGATGTGGTGCCCTTTGCCAAAGATGGTTTTAACGCTTTGGTGGTGCCAAAAGAAGATGAAGAAGCTCTTTCAAAAGCCCTTATAAAAATTTACCAAGATAAGAATTTAAGAGATGGCTTATCTCAAAATGCCTTTTTGTTTTCACAATCTTATTCCAAATCTTATTTTTGCGGGAAATATAAAAATATCATTACTATGCTATAA